In a single window of the Terriglobia bacterium genome:
- a CDS encoding FAD-dependent oxidoreductase: MSPPAYQVRIADEGYWREQIKCQFACPVHTDARGYVRAIAEGDYELAYLTARGPNPLASMCGRICGAPCEAACRRGTIDQPIAIRALKRFACERFGVEAGLEQESRFFSSLRNLAGERPCDDEEEVRHILALLSKVEFPKPQGERVAIIGSGPAGLAVGHDLALMGFRPVIFEMEPLPAGMLATGVPGYRLPADLIRGEIAVIEAMGVEIRCNTEVGKDVRFDDLRREFAAVVIACGAKRSRPISLPGAEAIGIMGGVDFLRDVALGKEVKLGRKVIVIGGGNVAYDVARTVLRQEEYDVSRTAARMEGVREVHLVCLESLDEMPADTVEILEGIEEGLMRHNSWGPKEFLFREEGGQKYVRGVCFTRCLSVYDENRRFAPRFDASAELEVEGDTVLLSIGQAADLTFLDPERDGIRMRSPQQIISNPKTGATSAPGVFVAGDIAYGPRLMIHAIASGKQAARSVCRHLRGVEISQEEVQCHFPLERYHRERSYERRPRLHIPTRSPQERLREPRAQVEIGYDENQAVAEAGRCLDCGINTIFDGERCILCGGCVDVCPTVCLKLVSLDRIAATPELEALRRDRLGDEAGESSAIIKDEERCIRCGLCAERCPTAAITMERFSFAKEWKPCPVSTSRA, encoded by the coding sequence ATGAGCCCTCCAGCCTATCAGGTTCGAATTGCCGATGAGGGCTACTGGCGCGAGCAGATCAAGTGCCAGTTTGCCTGTCCAGTACACACCGATGCGCGCGGCTACGTCCGCGCCATCGCTGAAGGCGATTACGAACTGGCGTACCTGACCGCGCGCGGGCCCAACCCGCTTGCCTCCATGTGCGGGCGGATTTGCGGTGCGCCCTGCGAGGCTGCCTGCCGCCGCGGAACGATTGACCAGCCCATTGCCATCCGTGCCTTGAAGCGTTTTGCCTGCGAGCGGTTCGGCGTAGAGGCCGGGCTGGAGCAGGAAAGCCGGTTCTTCTCGTCTCTCCGGAATCTGGCCGGCGAGCGCCCATGTGACGACGAGGAGGAAGTCCGCCATATTCTTGCCTTGCTCTCGAAAGTCGAATTCCCGAAGCCGCAGGGTGAACGCGTCGCAATTATCGGCTCGGGACCCGCAGGGCTGGCAGTGGGGCATGACTTGGCCCTCATGGGATTCAGGCCGGTCATTTTTGAAATGGAGCCGCTGCCGGCGGGAATGCTGGCCACCGGCGTGCCCGGCTACCGCCTCCCGGCCGATTTGATCCGCGGGGAAATCGCCGTCATCGAAGCCATGGGTGTCGAGATCCGCTGCAATACGGAGGTCGGCAAAGATGTCCGCTTCGACGATCTGCGCCGGGAGTTTGCCGCCGTTGTCATCGCATGCGGCGCCAAGAGGTCACGGCCCATATCCCTTCCCGGCGCCGAGGCCATCGGCATCATGGGGGGCGTTGATTTTCTGCGGGATGTTGCGCTCGGCAAGGAAGTGAAGCTCGGGCGCAAGGTGATCGTCATCGGCGGCGGCAACGTCGCCTACGACGTCGCCCGCACGGTCCTCCGCCAGGAAGAATATGACGTCTCCCGCACCGCCGCCCGCATGGAAGGGGTCCGTGAGGTTCATCTCGTCTGTCTGGAATCGCTGGACGAGATGCCGGCCGATACCGTGGAGATACTGGAGGGGATAGAAGAGGGGCTGATGCGCCACAACAGCTGGGGTCCGAAGGAGTTCCTGTTCCGCGAAGAGGGCGGCCAGAAGTATGTGCGCGGCGTCTGCTTCACGCGTTGCCTCTCGGTGTACGATGAGAACCGCCGTTTTGCGCCGCGCTTCGATGCGTCTGCGGAACTGGAAGTCGAGGGGGACACAGTCCTTCTATCCATCGGGCAGGCAGCGGACCTGACTTTCCTTGATCCGGAGCGGGATGGCATCCGGATGAGGTCTCCCCAGCAGATCATCAGCAATCCCAAGACGGGCGCAACTTCCGCGCCGGGAGTCTTTGTGGCCGGCGATATCGCCTATGGACCCCGGCTGATGATTCATGCCATCGCCAGCGGAAAACAAGCCGCCCGCTCCGTCTGCCGGCACCTGCGCGGTGTGGAGATCTCTCAGGAGGAGGTTCAGTGTCACTTCCCGCTGGAACGCTATCACCGGGAGAGATCCTACGAGCGGCGGCCCCGGCTCCACATTCCGACCCGTTCTCCCCAAGAACGTCTGCGCGAGCCGCGTGCGCAGGTAGAAATCGGCTACGATGAGAACCAGGCGGTCGCCGAAGCCGGCCGCTGCCTCGATTGCGGCATCAACACGATTTTCGATGGAGAGCGATGCATCCTGTGCGGCGGCTGCGTGGACGTCTGCCCGACGGTCTGCCTGAAGCTGGTCTCGCTCGATCGCATTGCCGCAACTCCCGAACTGGAGGCGCTGCGGCGCGATCGACTCGGAGATGAGGCGGGGGAGTCCTCGGCCATCATCAAGGACGAAGAGCGCTGCATTCGCTGCGGCCTCTGCGCCGAGCGTTGCCCGACGGCCGCGATCACCATGGAGCGATTCTCTTTTGCCAAGGAGTGGAAACCATGTCCCGTCTCGACCAGCCGAGCGTAA